From the Winogradskyella forsetii genome, the window GAAAGTGTAGAAAGCGATTGCTGCACTATGGTGCTTCGCTTATTGATCATTCGGCTCAATTTATAAATGGCAACCGATAAAAACGGTAAAGGTAGCAACGTGTATAAAGTTAATGATGGAGATCGATCAATCATATAAATAATGGCGACGGCAAAAAGTGTAAGTGTGTTCATGGTGTACATAATTGCAGGACCAACATACATCCTAACTTTACCGACATCTTCACTAATACGATTCATGAGGTCACCAGTTCTGTTCGACTTATAGAAATTTAAAGACAGTACTTGATAGTGCTGATAGACTTCATTCTTAAGATCAAATTCAATGTAACGCGACACATTAATAATCGTTTGGCGCATTAAAAACGTGAAAACGCCAGCAACCACAGCGGCTCCAATAAGATAGAGAATATTTGTGGTTAAGTCACTTCTAAAAACTTCCTTTGTAATTTTGCCATCCAAATGGTCCGATACTACATTGATGGAAGCCCCTATTAATCTTGGTGTGAAAAGCGCAAATATCTTAGCAATAATAGTGATGATGATACCTACAATTAAGCGGTATCTGTATTTGTAAAAATATTTATTGAGGTGTTTTAGTGCTTTCATTTTGTATTTGGTAGCTCAAAAGTATTACGATAATCGTATTTTATAGTTAATATTTTGCTAATGCTCTATTATTAATTTATTTTTGCACGCTGTTTTTAGATTTTCTTTAAACGCCCTAAACTTAACTTGCATGACTTCAGAAATTATATCATCAAAAGAATTAAAAAAAATAGATCCTGTTTTTGGACAACCATCTTTTGATGACCATGAGCAAATCGTTTTTTGCAACGACAAAGATACTGGTTTAAAAGCTATAATCGGTATTCATAATACAGTTTTAGGACCAGCTTTGGGTGGCACCAGAATGTGGAATTACGCTAACGAATGGGAAGCCCTCAATGATGTGTTGCGTTTGTCTCGTGGAATGACCTTTAAGTCTGCTATCACAGGATTAAACCTCGGTGGAGGAAAAGCGGTCATTATTGGTGATGCCAAAACCCAGAAAACATCAGAATTGATGAAACGTTTTGGAGAGTTTGTCCATTCTTTAAGCGGACGATACATCACAGCGGAAGATGTTGGAATGACAACTGAAGATATGGATACGGTACGCGAAGTGACACCTTATGTTACAGGTATTTCTGAAAGTAAAGGTGGTGCAGGAAATCCGTCTCCAATAACAGCTTACGGTGTTTTTATGGGTATGAAAGCTGCGGCTAAATTTCAGTTTGGATCCGATATTCTAGAAGATAAAAATGTATTTGTTCAAGGTATCGGAAATGTTGGTGAAGCACTTGTTGAGCACTTGGTCAATGAAGGTGCTAACGTTACTATTGCGGACCTGAGCCAAGACCGTTTGGAACAAATAAGGTCAAAATATGGAGCAACGATTTATGGAGGTCAGGATATTTATAGCGAAACCATGGATATTTATGCACCGTGCGCTTTAGGTGCCACTATTAACGACGATACCATTTATAAATTGAAGGCTAAGATTATTGCTGGAGCTGCAAATAATCAATTAGCTGAAGAAAAAAAGCACGGTAAAATTCTACAAGAACGTGGTATCGTATATGCACCAGATTTTTTGATCAATGCTGGAGGAATTATTAATGTTTATGCGGAATTAGAGAATTACGACCGACAAGAAATAATGCGTAAAACGGAAAACATCTATAATACCACACTCGAAATTTTAGACAATGCCAAAGTGAATAATTTAACAACCCACAATGCGGCTTTAAACATAGCTAGAGAGCGTATTGAAACTCGTAAAAGAGAAAATATGAAATAGAGGTAGATTAATTTTTATTTCAAAATGAAGTGATTTAAACTATTAACATTTAAGCGAAAATTAATGATTTTTTGGCTAGTTGAAGACTTTTTTGATTTACATAGCAGCGTTACGGAAAGAAAAAAAGACAATAAATAGACGAAAAAGAGAAATTTTTTAGCGAATGGAAAAAGTTTAATTGACTTCAATAAAATAATAGTATTTTTGCACGGTGAATTTTTAAAAATTCACCTTTTTTAATAACCATAACAAAGCGAGTTCTTACACATGCTAAACCGAAGACACATCAGAATAAAAGTCATGCAATCTATGTATGCTTTTAAAGGTACAGAAAGTGATGATTTAACAAAAGAACAAAAGTTTTTGCTTCACAGTTTAGATAGCATGTACGATTTATACCTGTCACTTTTGGCGTTACTTACCGAACTACACAAAAAGAGTAAGGATCATAACGAAAAGCTTCAAAAGAAGCTAGTGAAATCTGAGGCCGATAAAAACCCGAATTTAAAGTTTCAAGACAATCAACTTTTGTATCTTATCAGCAGTAATACAATGCTGCAAGATGCGATAGCGAAGCGAAAACTGAATTATTGGGATTTAGATTTTGAGTATGTCGATATCATTTTTAAGGCGATTTTAAAAAGTGACCTTTACAAGAATTACACAACGGAAACGGAGACCAGCTTCAAAAAGGACAAGCAGTTTATAATCGAAATTTTTACTGAAATCATTGCGCCAAATGATAAGCTTTACGATTTTTTTGAAGATAAAAAACTCACTTGGGTAGATGATTTACCTGTGGTGAATACGGCTATTTTGAAAGTATTACGAAAATTGAAATTAACTTCTCCCGAAACAGCTTTATTACCGGATTTATATAAAGATGACGATGATAAGGAATTTGCAATTGATTTATTCAAAAAAACATTTCTCAATAGCTCAAAGTATGCTGAGGAAATTAGCGAAAAAACGACTAATTGGGATTCTGAACGTTTGGCAAGTTTAGATGGTGTGTTGCTAAAAATGGCACTTTGTGAATTTCAGAAGTTTTCATCCATACCTTATAAAGTGACTATTAATGAATATTTAGAAATCGCCAAGGAATATTCTACACCGAAAAGTAGCTTGTTTATCAATGGGATTTTAGATAAAATAGTAAAAGAATACCAATCTGAAAATAAGCATCTTAAAGCTGGAAGAGGCTTGATGTAAGCCATAAATAGTATCTAGATTTTCGGTTTTAGTGTACATTAAGACATCTTTTTCGTACAAAAACCTGTTAAGAAAGGGCTAAAAATTTTAATTAGACAAAATAATCATTAGCTTTGCCAGCTGAAAATAAATCTTAACCATTAAAAATAAAAATAATGAAAAAAGTAATTTTAGGACTTAGTGCATTATGTATGGTAGCATTTACATCTTGTAAAGAAGATGCTGCTAGCAAAATTAAATCTGAAAATATTGCAGTTGCAGCAGAAAGAGATGCTAATGCAGGAGATTTTCCAGTAATTTCATTTGATAAAACGGAACACGATTTTGGAACTATCGAAAATGGAACACCAGTAGAAACAACTTTTAAATATGAAAATACAGGTAACTCTATGTTAGTTGTAAGTAACATTAAAAGTACTTGTGGTTGTACTGTACCATCTAACTGGACAAAAGAAGTTGCGCCAGGAGAAACAGGTGAGTTTACTGTAAAGTTTAACGGAAAAGGAAACGGGAATAAAGTTAGTAAGTCAATTACCATGACTACAAATACAGAAAAGGGTAAAGAAATTGTTAAGATTTCCGCTTTTGTGGAAAAGGATCCTAATGCACCAGTTAAAGCGGCACCTCAAACAGCTAAACAAACTGTTAATCCTTTAGCGACACCAGTTGCAGCTCCAACAAAATCTTCTACACAACCAGGTCACGAAGGTCATAACCACGATTAATTAAATACTGAATGGATTTAGGAACTGTTTTACCGTTTTTGGGCATATTTGCTGTGATGTATTTCTTTATGATTGCACCACAAATGAAACGCTCTAAACAAGAAAAAAAGTTTGCTGCAGAACTAAAACGTGGCGATCGTGTGATTACTAAAAGTGGTATGCACGGAAAGGTTGTAGATCTAAATGATAAAGACAACAGCTGTGTTATTGAAACATTGGCAGGAAAAATAAAATTTGACCGTTCCGCAATTTCTATGGAAATGAGTTCGAAGTTAAATGCACCAGCTACAACAAAATAAGCTTATTGCATTTTAGAAATATAAAAAGACTGTTCGTTTATTTGAACAGTCTTTTTTTTTGTTAAAGGGTTTTATTGATGAACTCGTTTAGACTTCAAAGCTTATCGTTGCTGAGTGAAGTCGAAACTAAACCTTTGAGATTTTTATAATTAAGCATATTAAAGATTGACGCGTTTACCTTTAGGGAATTTTACCGAGTACGAATGCTCAACTTTATCAGTGTCTCCAGATTTTAAGTTTATTTTCCATTTTAAAATGCCCTTGTCTTCATCGTAAACGGAACTTCCTGTTTCAATATCATCAATCTTAATAGCTTTATTCTGACTTTTTGGAATACGATCTAAAACCGTTAATTGAATCGCTGCTTGTTTGTTGTTTTTAATTTCAATCTCAAAAGCCTTATTAATGACCTTATTACTGCCAATGAATGTGGTTTTCTTAAAATCATTAAGTTGTGTGCGTTTCACAACAATATTT encodes:
- the nusB gene encoding transcription antitermination factor NusB; translation: MQSMYAFKGTESDDLTKEQKFLLHSLDSMYDLYLSLLALLTELHKKSKDHNEKLQKKLVKSEADKNPNLKFQDNQLLYLISSNTMLQDAIAKRKLNYWDLDFEYVDIIFKAILKSDLYKNYTTETETSFKKDKQFIIEIFTEIIAPNDKLYDFFEDKKLTWVDDLPVVNTAILKVLRKLKLTSPETALLPDLYKDDDDKEFAIDLFKKTFLNSSKYAEEISEKTTNWDSERLASLDGVLLKMALCEFQKFSSIPYKVTINEYLEIAKEYSTPKSSLFINGILDKIVKEYQSENKHLKAGRGLM
- the yajC gene encoding preprotein translocase subunit YajC, with the protein product MDLGTVLPFLGIFAVMYFFMIAPQMKRSKQEKKFAAELKRGDRVITKSGMHGKVVDLNDKDNSCVIETLAGKIKFDRSAISMEMSSKLNAPATTK
- a CDS encoding Glu/Leu/Phe/Val family dehydrogenase gives rise to the protein MTSEIISSKELKKIDPVFGQPSFDDHEQIVFCNDKDTGLKAIIGIHNTVLGPALGGTRMWNYANEWEALNDVLRLSRGMTFKSAITGLNLGGGKAVIIGDAKTQKTSELMKRFGEFVHSLSGRYITAEDVGMTTEDMDTVREVTPYVTGISESKGGAGNPSPITAYGVFMGMKAAAKFQFGSDILEDKNVFVQGIGNVGEALVEHLVNEGANVTIADLSQDRLEQIRSKYGATIYGGQDIYSETMDIYAPCALGATINDDTIYKLKAKIIAGAANNQLAEEKKHGKILQERGIVYAPDFLINAGGIINVYAELENYDRQEIMRKTENIYNTTLEILDNAKVNNLTTHNAALNIARERIETRKRENMK
- a CDS encoding DUF1573 domain-containing protein — encoded protein: MKKVILGLSALCMVAFTSCKEDAASKIKSENIAVAAERDANAGDFPVISFDKTEHDFGTIENGTPVETTFKYENTGNSMLVVSNIKSTCGCTVPSNWTKEVAPGETGEFTVKFNGKGNGNKVSKSITMTTNTEKGKEIVKISAFVEKDPNAPVKAAPQTAKQTVNPLATPVAAPTKSSTQPGHEGHNHD